The genomic window ACACTTTACGATTTGTCAAATATCATAGACGGAGATATCCAAAAAATAATAGACGAATTAATGCTTGCAGAAAACACAGAGTTATTAAAAGCTAGCGACGAAACAATATAAATTTTTAGGCCTCTTTTTTGAGGCTTTTTTTATAACATGACAACACAACAACTAATCACTCAAATTAAAAAAAAGCAATCCTTTCTTTGCGTGGGACTGGATGTAGATCTAAATAAAATTCCTCAACATCTTTTAGAGGAAGAAGACCCAATATTTGCGTTTAATAAAGCTATAATTGACGCAACACATCAGCTGTGTGTGGCATACAAACCTAATACAGCATTTTACGAAGCTTATGGTATAAAAGGCTGGCAGGCTTTAGAAAAAACCATAAACTATCTTAATAAAAACTATCCAGAAATTTACACCATAGCAGATGCAAAACGTGGAGACATTGGTAACACAAGTACGATGTATGCAAAAGCTTTTTTTGAAGATCTAGGTTTTGATAGTGTTACCGTAGCACCATATATGGGCAAAGATTCTGTAGAACCATTTTTAACATTTAAGGATAAGCATACTATTCTTTTGGCGTTGACGTCCAATCAAGGTGCGTTCGATTTTCAAACCAAACAGGTTGAGGGAATTGAGTTGTATAAACAAGTATTAAAAACTTCAAAGACTTGGGAAAATTCTGAAAACTTAATGTACGTAGTAGGTGCAACAAAGGCAGAGTATTTAGCAGATATCAGACAAATAATTCC from Winogradskyella sp. MH6 includes these protein-coding regions:
- the pyrF gene encoding orotidine-5'-phosphate decarboxylase, yielding MTTQQLITQIKKKQSFLCVGLDVDLNKIPQHLLEEEDPIFAFNKAIIDATHQLCVAYKPNTAFYEAYGIKGWQALEKTINYLNKNYPEIYTIADAKRGDIGNTSTMYAKAFFEDLGFDSVTVAPYMGKDSVEPFLTFKDKHTILLALTSNQGAFDFQTKQVEGIELYKQVLKTSKTWENSENLMYVVGATKAEYLADIRQIIPDSFLLVPGVGAQGGNLQDVCKYGMTDNIGLLINSSRGIIYASQNDDFAQAAAAKAKELQLQMKEILEH